In Archocentrus centrarchus isolate MPI-CPG fArcCen1 chromosome 21, fArcCen1, whole genome shotgun sequence, the following are encoded in one genomic region:
- the slitrk5b gene encoding SLIT and NTRK-like protein 5, whose product MHLWIPYVLLSATSVCTVEMLGHYGEICQGLCACEEREGVLTVSCENRGIKSLSDISPVFFSQYHLLLTGNLLKTLSTNDFIEYKGLTILHLGNNEISDVEAGAFNGLQELKRLHLNNNKIDALKEEFFFGLESLEYLQLDYNYITHIVPNAFSRLRHLEVLILNDNLISTLPVNIFKHVPLTHLDLRGNQLKVLPFTGLLEHMNSVVELQLEENPWNCSCELIALKTWLESISYTALVGDVVCEFPFRLHGRDLDEVSKQELCPRRAIAEYEMPPLPHLSTDAYYRTTPALTASFTSSGFARSSSRPTKGPRQSAKLKSRPTARILSNKPQNYGQIISYQTKSPVPLDCPAACTCNLQISDLGLNVNCQERKIEEISDLNPKPYNPKKMYLTGNYITVVRRSDFVDATGLDLLHLGNNRIAQVYDRAFADLVNLRRLYLNGNLIDHLTADMFYGLESLQFLYLEYNVIKEVTSDTFQHVPKLQLLFLNNNLLKTLPEGTFTGLTLARLNLRNNHLRYLPVRGVLDQLTALVQVDLFENPWDCSCSILELKTWLEQLSTGTVVNNVICGSPKKLAGEDMRYIKTTNFCPNNSDILASMIPPSEESFPGSTITIETSLDSDTQYSTIPLSVMILALLLMFIMSVFVAAGLFVAMKKRRQKSQNEQNNSMNACISSLNMEYGLYKKGSIPKVRTSSGHVYEYIPPPTESTCRTTAHTPMDNKSVDGFRDFDELSGAFLGNSDEEAASNVISSEYSATTPEPLNKPSTPHQTDPCYYRDALEPDKHTRYCNTLPCRHTAHSSNQHATDFDARNQYVPPERIQQTILYCTAPSTVYVEPNRSEYWELKAKLHIDPDYLEVLEKRTTFTQF is encoded by the coding sequence ATGCATCTTTGGATTCCATATGTTTTGCTGAGTGCAACGTCAGTGTGCACTGTTGAGATGTTGGGCCATTATGGAGAAATATGTCAAGGACTATGTGCCTGTGAGGAGAGAGAAGGGGTACTTACAGTGAGCTGTGAAAACAGAGGAATCAAAAGTCTCTCAGACATAAGCCCAGTCTTCTTTTCCCAGTATCATCTGCTGCTTACTGGGAATCTTTTGAAAACGCTATCTACCAATGATTTCATTGAGTACAAAGGACTTACAATATTACATCTGGGAAATAATGAAATATCTGATGTTGAAGCAGGAGCTTTTAATGGACTACAGGAATTAAAACGATTGCATCTCAACAATAACAAAATCGATGCCTTGAAGgaagagtttttctttggccTTGAAAGTCTGGAATATCTACAACTTGATTATAATTATATCACTCATATTGTGCCAAATGCCTTCAGCAGACTTCGACATTTGGAGGTCCTGATCCTGAATGACAATTTGATATCTACCCTGCCCGTAAACATTTTCAAGCATGTACCATTGACCCATTTAGACTTAAGGGGGAATCAGCTCAAAGTACTTCCCTTCACAGGTCTGTTGGAGCACATGAACAGTGTTGTGGAGTTGCAGCTGGAGGAGAATCCGTGGAACTGTTCCTGTGAGCTGATTGCTCTTAAAACCTGGCTCGAGAGCATATCATACACAGCTTTAGTCGGGGATGTTGTTTGTGAGTTCCCTTTTCGGCTTCATGGGAGAGATCTTGATGAGGTTTCAAAACAAGAGTTGTGCCCGAGGAGAGCCATTGCTGAATATGAAATGCCACCCCTGCCACATTTGAGCACTGATGCATACTATAGAACCACGCCAGCTCTTACAGCCTCTTTCACCTCATCTGGGTTTGCACGGTCCTCATCAAGACCCACTAAGGGACCTCGCCAGTCAGCCAAATTAAAATCAAGACCCACAGCTCGCATTTTATCCAATAAGCCACAAAATTATGGtcaaattatttcatatcagaCCAAATCCCCTGTGCCTTTAGATTGCCCAGCAGCCTGCACCTGCAATCTTCAAATTTCAGACCTTGGCCTGAATGTGAACTGTCAGGAGCGAAAGATTGAAGAGATCTCCGACTTAAATCCCAAACCTTACAATCCCAAAAAGATGTACCTAACTGGGAATTACATCACTGTGGTGCGCCGATCAGATTTTGTTGATGCAACTGGATTAGACTTGCTTCATCTTGGTAACAATCGAATAGCCCAAGTATATGACAGAGCTTTTGCTGATTTGGTAAATCTAAGAAGACTATATCTTAATGGCAATTTAATAGACCATCTTACAGCTGATATGTTTTATGGATTAGAGAGCCTGCAGTTCTTATATTTAGAGTATAATGTCATTAAAGAGGTTACTTCTGACACCTTTCAGCATGTACCCAagcttcagcttttatttctgaaCAATAACCTGCTGAAAACTTTGCCAGAGGGAACATTTACTGGTCTGACATTAGCCAGACTCAATCTTCGTAACAACCATCTTCGATATCTGCCTGTCAGGGGTGTACTAGATCAGCTTACGGCACTGGTACAAGTTGATTTGTTTGAGAATCCCTGGGATTGCTCGTGTAGCATACTGGAGTTGAAGACATGGCTGGAGCAGCTCAGCACGGGCACAGTTGTAAACAATGTCATCTGTGGATCTCCTAAGAAACTAGCTGGAGAGGATATGAGATACATTAAGACAACTAATTTCTGCCCTAATAACTCCGATATACTTGCCTCCATGATCCCACCGTCTGAAGAATCTTTTCCTGGAAGCACTATCACCATAGAAACATCCTTGGACTCTGACACTCAGTACAGCACCATCCCTTTATCTGTGATGATTCTTGCCCTTCTCCTCATGTTcattatgtctgtgtttgtggctGCAGGGCTGTTTGTGGCGATGAAAAAGAGACGTCAAAAGAGTCAAAATGAGCAGAATAACTCAATGAATGCTTGCATTAGCTCTCTCAACATGGAATATGGCCTTTACAAAAAAGGATCCATTCCCAAAGTCAGGACATCTAGTGGGCATGTGTACGAATACATCCCACCTCCTACAGAATCCACATGCAGAACCACCGCTCACACCCCAATGGACAATAAATCAGTGGATGGATTTAGAGACTTTGATGAGTTGAGTGGCGCTTTCCTGGGTAACTCGGATGAAGAGGCAGCCAGTAATGTAATAAGCTCAGAATACAGTGCCACCACTCCAGAGCCTCTTAACAAACCCTCCACCCCTCACCAAACTGATCCGTGCTACTACAGAGATGCACTTGAGCCTGACAAGCATACACGCTACTGCAATACATTACCATGCAGACATACAGCACATTCATCAAATCAGCATGCCACAGACTTTGATGCGAGGAATCAGTATGTTCCCCCTGAAAGAATACAACAGACAATATTGTATTGTACAGCGCCAAGTACTGTTTATGTGGAGCCTAACAGGAGTGAGTACTGGGAACTGAAAGCAAAGCTTCATATTGACCCAGATTACCTGGAAGTTCTTGAAAAACGAACTACATTTACACAGTTTTAA